TCGTCCGGGCGCACACCCAGGGCATCCGGGTCTACGGGGCGACGCTGACGCCCTTCGGCGGCAACGACCCGTACGACGACCCGGCCGGCTACCGCGAGCAGGCCCGGCAGAAGGTCAACTCCTGGATCCGCACCAGCGGCCGGTTCGACAGCGTCGTGGACTTCGACAAGGCGGCCCGCGACCCGCAGAACCCGCGCCGACTCCTTCCCGCCTACTCCGACGCCGACCACCTGCACCTGAACCCGGCGGGGTACGCGGCGCTCGCCGCCGCCGTCCCCGCCCGGCTCTTCCACCAGGAGCCGCTGCCCCGGGGCTTCGGCTTCAACTGAGCCGTCACGCGCCCCGCGCGGGGAACGCGCGTGAGCCGGGACCCCCGGCGGGGTCCCGGCTCACGCGCGTGCGGTGCGGGGCGGTCAGCTGCCCGTGACCGTGACCTTCTCGTCGTTCTTCAGCTGCTCCACGAGCTGCTTGACCTTCGCCTTGTCCCAGACGAGGTTGCCCCCGCTGGTGCTCTGCCCGGAGAGCGGGATGTTCATCGACGTGCCGTCGCCGCCGGTGACGCCCTTCATCGCGAAGAACATCCGGGCCAGCGACCAGAGCGACATGTCCTTGTCCACCACGAGGGTGTCGAGACCCGCGCCCAGCACCGGGTACAGCGTGAACGGGTTGATCAGCGTGGACGGGGTCGCCGTCTGGCTCGCGAGCGCCGCGAGGAACTTCTGCTGGTTCTTCGTACGGTCCAGGTCGCTGCCCGCGAAGGCGTACCGGGTACGGACGAAGGCGAGGGACTGCTCGCCGTTCAGCGTCTGCTTGCCCGCCTGGAAGTCGGCGCCGGAGTTCTTGTCCTTGAAGGCCTTCGGGATGTCGAGCTCGACCCCGCCGATCGCGTCCACGATGTTGGCGAAGCCGCCGAAGCCGATCTCGACGTAGTGGTCGATGTGCAGCCCGGTGTTGTACTCGACGGTCCGCACCAGCAGCTCCGGGCCGTCCTCGGCGTACGCGGCGTTCAGCTTGACCGTCCGGCCGGTGCCCTCGTACCTCTTGCCCGACTCGGACCCCACGAACGAGGGGATCTCCACGTTCGAGTCACGGGGCAGGGAGACCAGCGTCGGCCCGTTCGACCCGTTGTGCAGGATCATCATCGAGTCGGTGCGCTTGCCCTCGGCGGAGCCGGTGTGCAGCTTCTTCTTGTCCTCGGCCGTCATGCCCTCGCGGCTGTCGGAACCGACGATCAGGTAGTTGGTGCCGTCGCCCTCGGCCGGGCGGTCGATGACCTTGGAAAGATCGACCTCGCGCTTGAGCTTGGAGTCCGCCCAGAAGTACGTGGAGACGGAGACCGCCAGCACGACGACCACCAGGGCCAGCGCGCCGATCTTGATCCGGCGCCGCCAGTCCGGCGCGGGGCGGCCCTGGACGTAACCGCCGTCACCGCCGCGTCCGCCATGGCCGCCGCCCGGCCCGTGCCCCGGCCCCTGGCCGGGCCCCTGGGGCGTGCCGTAGACCTGGCCCGTGTTGTAACCGCTGTCGTACCCGGGCGCCGCCTGGCCTTCCGCGCCGTACGGGTCGCGGCGAGGGGCCTCGGGGGTGCCGTACCCCGGGCGTCCCTGCGGCTGCGGCGGCACCTGCGGCGCCCGCGGCGGGGCGGGACGCCGCTGGACACGGGGCATGGAGCGCGCACCCTCGGGCTCGGGGGCTGCCGAGCCCCGGCCGTAGCGGTCGCTGTCGTCGGTCCATCCGGGCCTGTCACTCATGGACACCAGTCTGCCGCGCCCGGGTACGGGTATTACAGGGTGTGAGAAGAAACGGTTCACGGCTGTTGCGAAGCTGATGCAAATTCGGTCACGCATCGGCCGCATACAGTGGACGTCATGACAAAACTGGTCAATCGCTCCCAGGACGAGAGCACCCCCGAGGAGGGAGACGCCCCCGGAGACGGCGGCGGCACCCGGACCCCTCGCGAGGGCGGCGACGGTGTCGGGGAACTCCCCGGCAAGCCCACCGAGGCGTCCCGCACCACGCTCAGCCACATCATGACCGGCAGCGACACCAACCTCCTGGGCACGGTGCACGGCGGCGTGATCATGAAGCTGGTGGACGACGCGGCCGGTGCCGTGGCCGGCCGGCACTCGGGCGGCCCCGCCGTGACCGCCTCGATGGACGAGATGGTGTTCCTGGAGCCGGTCCGGGTCGGCGACCTCGTGCACGTACGCGCCCAGGTGAACTGGACCGGCCGCTCCTCGATGGAGGTCGGGGTGCGCGTGATGGCCGAGCGGTGGAACGAGTCGACCCCCGCCCAGCAGGTCGGCAGCGCCTACCTCGTCTTCGCCGCCGTCGACGCGGACGGCCGCCCCCGTCCCGTACCGCCGGTCATCCCCGGCACCGAGCGCGACAAGCGGCGCCACCAGGAGGCCCAGATCCGCCGTACGCACCGGCTGGCCCGGCGTCGAGCGATCAAGGAACTGCGCGAGAAGCGCGCCGCGGACGGCATCGACGAGAACTGAGCCCGGCGGGGCGGCGGGAGCCTGCCCCGGCGGCGCGGGGGAGCCCGCGCTCAGGGGCAGACGACCTCGTCGCCCGTGACGGCGTGGAAGGTGCCCCGGGGCACGGTCTCCGCACGCACCGGCACCACCGTCGTCCAGTCCGCGCCGACCGTCACCCGCAGCGTGGCGCCCTGGCCGGCCACCGCCCGCAGCTCGCTGCCCGGCAACGCCGTGGCCAGCGACTTCGCCGACCGGTCCCAGCGCGGGTCGTAGGTGATCAGGGTCCGCGCGAGGGTGCGGACCGTGCCGTCGAGGGGGGCCTCGGTGGTGTTGAACCCGGTGGCGCGCAGGGCGCCGTCCACCTTCTTGCCGAGACCGGCGTGCGGGGTCCCGTTGTAGACCTGGACCCGGATCTGCTGGGGCGCCACGTCCACCACCCTCGCCTTCGACGCGGCCGGGGCGGCGGCCGGCTTCGCCGAGGTGAGCGGCTTGTCCTCGCGCAGCGTCCGGAAGAGCGCGGCGGCCCGCGCGGTGTCCCACTTCACGGTCGACCCGATCCCCTTGACCGGGAAACTCGGGTCGCCCACCGGGACGGAGGCGAACTCCGACGAAGCCGCGGTGAACCCGCGCATCGCCGACCCCAGCTCCAGCATCTGCTCGGTGCCGAACCCCTCGTCGGCCCGTACCGACCCCAGCATCGCCGAGACGACCTGCTGGAACTTCACGGGGTTCAGCAGCACGCCCTTGCTGGTCGCCCGCTCGATCACCGCCGCGACGAACTTCTGCTGCCGCTGCATCCGCCCCAGGTCGGCCGCCCCGTCGACGTGCCGGGAGCGGACGTACTGCAGAGCCTCGCCCCCGCTCAGCGCGTGGGTGCCCGCCGGGAGGTTCAGACCCGTGTACGTGTCCTTCAGCGGCCGCACCGTACAGATCTCCACGCCGCCCAGCGCGTCCACCGTCTTCATGAAGCTGGTGAAGTCCGCTTCCAGGTAGTGGTCGATCTTGACCCCGGTCAGCTGCTCCACCGTGCGCACGGTCAGCGTGGGACCGCCCTCGGCGTAGGCGGCGTTCAGCTTCACGGGGTGGGCGGCGTGCCCCTTGCCGGTCGTCCGGTCGGTGTGCGCGGGGACCACGGCGTAGCTGTCGCGCGGCAGGCTGACCACGCTCGCGCGCCGCCGGTCCCGGGACAGGTGCACCAGCATCAGGGTGTCGGTGCAGTGGCAGGGGGCGCCGCCGAGCCGGAACTTCTTCTTCTGGTCCGCCGTGATGCTGTCGCGGCCGTCCGTGCCGACGAGCAGCAGGTTCATGCCACGGCTCCCGGACGGGCGGTTCTTCATGTCCCGGAAGGGGTCCACACGGCCGATGCCGGACTCCAGCTGGGTGACCACGGCGTGACCGATGCCGCCCGCGCCCAGCACGAGGACCGACAGCCCCGTCGCCACCCGCATCCCCCAGCGGGGCCGCTCGTCCTGCCGACGCGATCTCAGCGGCCCCCCGGTCCTGGCCGGACCGTGCCGCGGCGGGACGCGCCGGGGACGCGGTGGACGGGGCGACCGGGGCGGCGTGGTCACGAGAGGGGAACCTCCGGGCGATCCGAGGCGTGCGGGGACCGTCCGTACGGTAAGTCCATACGATCTCCTTTCCGGGCTGCCACCCGGCGGGACGCGCCGGTGTCCCCCGTAAGCGGTAACGTGGCGGCGCGCACCACCAGCCGAACAACCGCCGTCTCCCGTGGTGCGACCAGGAGCCCGGCGCCCCCCGAGGACACCCCGAGGACCACATGTCTGCCGCGCACTACCCCGCCGTCTCAGTGATCATGCCGGTGCTCGACGAGGAGCGGCACCTGAGGAACTCGGTCCGGCACATCCTGGAACAGGAGTACGCCGGGGAGATGGAGGTGGTGATCGCGCTCGGGCCGTCCACGGACCGCACCGACGAGATCGCCGCCGAGCTGGTGCGCGAGGATTCCCGCGTCCACACCGTCCCCAACCCGACCGGCCGCACCCCCGCCGCCCTCAACGCCGCCATCGCGGCCTCACATCACCCGATCGTGGTGCGGGTCGACGGGCACGGCATGCTCTCCCCGGACTACATCGCCACCGCAGTCCGCCTCCTGGAGGAGACCGGCGCGCAGAACGTCGGC
The DNA window shown above is from Streptomyces sp. NBC_00247 and carries:
- a CDS encoding LCP family protein; its protein translation is MSDRPGWTDDSDRYGRGSAAPEPEGARSMPRVQRRPAPPRAPQVPPQPQGRPGYGTPEAPRRDPYGAEGQAAPGYDSGYNTGQVYGTPQGPGQGPGHGPGGGHGGRGGDGGYVQGRPAPDWRRRIKIGALALVVVVLAVSVSTYFWADSKLKREVDLSKVIDRPAEGDGTNYLIVGSDSREGMTAEDKKKLHTGSAEGKRTDSMMILHNGSNGPTLVSLPRDSNVEIPSFVGSESGKRYEGTGRTVKLNAAYAEDGPELLVRTVEYNTGLHIDHYVEIGFGGFANIVDAIGGVELDIPKAFKDKNSGADFQAGKQTLNGEQSLAFVRTRYAFAGSDLDRTKNQQKFLAALASQTATPSTLINPFTLYPVLGAGLDTLVVDKDMSLWSLARMFFAMKGVTGGDGTSMNIPLSGQSTSGGNLVWDKAKVKQLVEQLKNDEKVTVTGS
- a CDS encoding acyl-CoA thioesterase: MTKLVNRSQDESTPEEGDAPGDGGGTRTPREGGDGVGELPGKPTEASRTTLSHIMTGSDTNLLGTVHGGVIMKLVDDAAGAVAGRHSGGPAVTASMDEMVFLEPVRVGDLVHVRAQVNWTGRSSMEVGVRVMAERWNESTPAQQVGSAYLVFAAVDADGRPRPVPPVIPGTERDKRRHQEAQIRRTHRLARRRAIKELREKRAADGIDEN
- a CDS encoding LCP family protein; protein product: MTTPPRSPRPPRPRRVPPRHGPARTGGPLRSRRQDERPRWGMRVATGLSVLVLGAGGIGHAVVTQLESGIGRVDPFRDMKNRPSGSRGMNLLLVGTDGRDSITADQKKKFRLGGAPCHCTDTLMLVHLSRDRRRASVVSLPRDSYAVVPAHTDRTTGKGHAAHPVKLNAAYAEGGPTLTVRTVEQLTGVKIDHYLEADFTSFMKTVDALGGVEICTVRPLKDTYTGLNLPAGTHALSGGEALQYVRSRHVDGAADLGRMQRQQKFVAAVIERATSKGVLLNPVKFQQVVSAMLGSVRADEGFGTEQMLELGSAMRGFTAASSEFASVPVGDPSFPVKGIGSTVKWDTARAAALFRTLREDKPLTSAKPAAAPAASKARVVDVAPQQIRVQVYNGTPHAGLGKKVDGALRATGFNTTEAPLDGTVRTLARTLITYDPRWDRSAKSLATALPGSELRAVAGQGATLRVTVGADWTTVVPVRAETVPRGTFHAVTGDEVVCP